GGCGTCCTTGAGGTGCGCGAGCGCGCCGCGCGACCCGTCGAAGCCGTGCGCCCACAGGTCCGCCTCGTTGAGCCGGTCCATCGCGGCGGCGAGCTCGTCGGGCCCGATCGCGTCGCCGTACCAGGCGTCGACGGCCTGCAGGACGCGGGCCCGCTCGTCGTCGTCGGTCAGGACGGCGAGGTCGAGCCGGCCGCCCACGACGGCGTCCTCGACGTCGTGCACCGAGTAGGAGATGTCGTCCGCGAGGTCCATGACCTGCGCCTCGAGGCACTTGCGGCCCTCGGGCGCGTCGGCGCGCAGCCACGCGAAGACCGGCAGGTCGTCCTGGTAGACCCCGAACTTGTGCGTCGGGCGGCCGTCGCTCAGCAGCGGCCCTTCGCCGAACGCCCACGGGTACTTGACCGAGGCGTCGAGGCTCGCGCGCGTGAGGTTGAGCCCGACCGCGGTGCCGTCCGGCCCGACGACCTTCGGCTCCAGCCGGGTCAGCAGCCGCAGGGTCTGGGCGTTGCCCTCGAAGCCGCCGATGCCCCGGGCGAGCTCGGCGAGCGCGCGCTCGCCGTTGTGCCCGAACGGCGGGTGGCCGAGGTCGTGCGCGAGGCACGCGGTGTCGACGACGTCGGGGTCGCAGCCGAGCGCCTTGCCGATCTCGCGGCCGACCTGCGCGACCTCGAGCGTGTGCGTCAGGCGGGTGCGCACGAAGTCGTCGGACGCCGGGCCGAGCACCTGGGTCTTGGCGCCGAGCCGGCGCAGCGCCGAGGAGTGCACGAGCCGGGCCCGGTCGCGCTCGAACGGGGTCCGGGCGCGCGACTTCGGCGCCTCGGTCACCCAGCGGGCGCGGTCGACCTCGGTGTAGCCGTCGGTCCGGGTCTGCGCGCTCACGCGCACACCCTAGTTCGCGGCTCGCGGGCGGGTCAGGCGAGCCTCCACACCTGGAACCCGGGGCCGTCGCCGGGCAGCCGGAGCGCGTCCGGCGTCACGTCGAGGGCCGCGCCGCCGTAGAGGTTCTCGGCGTCGTGGCCGGGCGCGAGCAGGTAGCGCGGGAGGTCGGCGCCGGACCACGGCGCGCGGGCGGCGAGCACGAGCACGCGCTCGTCGGCCGTCTCGCGCAGGAACGCCACCGCGTCGGGCCCGACGACGGCCCAGCGCAGGCCGCCCTCCCGCAGCGCACGGCTCCCCCGCCGCACCGCGATCAGCGCGCGGTACACCTCGAACGTCGCCGCGTCCCACCGCGACGCGTCGCCCGCGGCGATCGCGTCCCACGGCATCGGCACGCGCGCGTGCTCGCCGTTGACCCCGCGCAGCCCGCCCTCGTCCCCCGCGAACATCGCGGGCGTGCCCGGGTAGGTGAACAGCAGCGCGGCGGCGACCTCGACCCGCTCGCGCGAGCCGACGACGGTCCGCAGGCGCGCGGTGTCGTGCGAGCCGAGCATGTTCCACTGGTGCCGCGTCACGGCCCACGGCACGGCCGCGTCGAACTCGCGCATCGACTGGACCATCGCGTGCCCGTCGCGGCTGGGCACCGGCACCGGCATCCCGAGGAAGCCGAGCTCCGAGCCCGGCTCCGCGAGCCACGTCCACACCGGCCGCGTGAACGCCGAGTAGTTCATGTTGGCGTGCCAGCCGTCGCCCGCGAGGTCGGGGCCGGCGTCGTGGAAGTGCTCGCTCACGAGCACCGAGTCCGGGTTGACCGCCTGCATCGTGCGCCGGATCGTGCGGGCGAGCTCGTGCGTGCGGTCCTCGCTCGCGTAGCGCCCGGTCATGTTGGCGACGTCGATGCGCCAGCCGTCGAGCGCGTAGGGCGCGCGCAGCCAGCGGGCGATGACGGACTCGGGCCCGTCGACCATGCGCTGCGCGAGCGGGCGCGCCGCGTAGTTGAGCTTGGGCAGCGACGCGTGCTCGAGCCACCCGACGTAGCCCGGCGCGGCGTCCGTCCAGTAGTAGAACGACGCCTCCTCGCTCGTGCGGTC
The Cellulomonas sp. NS3 DNA segment above includes these coding regions:
- a CDS encoding deoxyguanosinetriphosphate triphosphohydrolase codes for the protein MSAQTRTDGYTEVDRARWVTEAPKSRARTPFERDRARLVHSSALRRLGAKTQVLGPASDDFVRTRLTHTLEVAQVGREIGKALGCDPDVVDTACLAHDLGHPPFGHNGERALAELARGIGGFEGNAQTLRLLTRLEPKVVGPDGTAVGLNLTRASLDASVKYPWAFGEGPLLSDGRPTHKFGVYQDDLPVFAWLRADAPEGRKCLEAQVMDLADDISYSVHDVEDAVVGGRLDLAVLTDDDERARVLQAVDAWYGDAIGPDELAAAMDRLNEADLWAHGFDGSRGALAHLKDATSQLIGRFAGAAHAATRARYGPGPLTRYAADLVVPVETQAEILVLKGLAVAYVMAPRELEPLYHRQREILVDLVRVLSDRAPLALEPPFAADWAAAADDAARLRVVIDQVASLTDVSAAEVHARLVHPPRH
- a CDS encoding glycoside hydrolase family 13 protein — protein: MTTLDAATRVRHLLDEPHHDGSEVYVPAGTPALGDVVPVRFRVPASGTERAVWVRTVRDGEPRVEPARLDRADAHERWYVADVPVHNPVTGYRALLDEPGGYRWLNGRGVHAREVPDVADFRLTVHAPAPAWLSSAVVYQVFPDRFARAGSHDGLPEGELPDWAVPARWDDEPIPAGPGVSQQLFGGHLAGVEAHLDHLERLGVDTLYLTPIFPSRSNHRYDARTFDHVDPLLGGDAAFASLSAAVHARGLRLVGDLTTNHTGAGHEWFERACADRTSEEASFYYWTDAAPGYVGWLEHASLPKLNYAARPLAQRMVDGPESVIARWLRAPYALDGWRIDVANMTGRYASEDRTHELARTIRRTMQAVNPDSVLVSEHFHDAGPDLAGDGWHANMNYSAFTRPVWTWLAEPGSELGFLGMPVPVPSRDGHAMVQSMREFDAAVPWAVTRHQWNMLGSHDTARLRTVVGSRERVEVAAALLFTYPGTPAMFAGDEGGLRGVNGEHARVPMPWDAIAAGDASRWDAATFEVYRALIAVRRGSRALREGGLRWAVVGPDAVAFLRETADERVLVLAARAPWSGADLPRYLLAPGHDAENLYGGAALDVTPDALRLPGDGPGFQVWRLA